In Kogia breviceps isolate mKogBre1 chromosome 7, mKogBre1 haplotype 1, whole genome shotgun sequence, a single window of DNA contains:
- the FADD gene encoding FAS-associated death domain protein isoform X1: protein MDPFLVLLHSVSASLSSSELTELKFLCQSRVGKRKLERVQSSLDLFTVLLEQNEMSPENTVLLRELLVSLRRQDLLRRLEDFEAGAAGEAAPEERDLQAAFDIICDNVGKDWRKLARHLSVSDAKIEAIEEKYPRNLAEQDQRHLPTLHFVPSTAVDHMPAHEDPAGSRVRAHAGSGHCDDPQREMLSSPLNEVLPEAIAGHIRHVGGTYKR, encoded by the exons ATGGACCCGTTTCTGGTGCTGCTGCACTCGGTGTCAGCCAGCCTGTCGAGCAGCGAGCTGACCGAGCTCAAGTTCCTGTGTCAGAGCCGCGTGGGCAAAAGGAAACTGGAGCGCGTGCAGAGTAGCCTGGACCTGTTCACCGTGCTGCTGGAGCAGAACGAGATGAGCCCCGAGAACACCGTGCTGCTCCGCGAGCTGCTCGTCTCCCTGCGGCGCCAGGACCTGCTGCGGCGCCTGGAAGACTTCGAGGCGGGCGCGGCGGGCGAGGCCGCGCCGGAGGAgcgag ATCTGCAGGCAGCGTTTGACATCATCTGTGATAACGTGGGGAAGGACTGGAGGAAACTGGCTCGTCACCTCAGCGTGTCTGACGCCAAGATTGAAGCCATTGAGGAGAAGTATCCCCGGAACCTGGCAGAGCAG GACCAACGGCATCTACCCACTCTGCACTTCGTTCCCTCCACCGCAGTTGACCACATGCCAGCGCATGAAGACCCGGCAGGGAGCCGGGTGAGGGCCCACGCGGGCTCTGGGCACTGTGATGACCCTCAGAGGGAGATGCTTTCGTCCCCGTTAAACGAGGTCCTACCGGAGGCCATTGCAGGCCACATCCGACACGTAGGAGGAACCTATAAAAGGTAG
- the FADD gene encoding FAS-associated death domain protein isoform X2: MDPFLVLLHSVSASLSSSELTELKFLCQSRVGKRKLERVQSSLDLFTVLLEQNEMSPENTVLLRELLVSLRRQDLLRRLEDFEAGAAGEAAPEERDLQAAFDIICDNVGKDWRKLARHLSVSDAKIEAIEEKYPRNLAEQVRESLRVWRSSRREEAAVCYLVRALRACRLNLVADLIEEGQRARALQSESGDPVSPSSWDSDSPASGASR; the protein is encoded by the exons ATGGACCCGTTTCTGGTGCTGCTGCACTCGGTGTCAGCCAGCCTGTCGAGCAGCGAGCTGACCGAGCTCAAGTTCCTGTGTCAGAGCCGCGTGGGCAAAAGGAAACTGGAGCGCGTGCAGAGTAGCCTGGACCTGTTCACCGTGCTGCTGGAGCAGAACGAGATGAGCCCCGAGAACACCGTGCTGCTCCGCGAGCTGCTCGTCTCCCTGCGGCGCCAGGACCTGCTGCGGCGCCTGGAAGACTTCGAGGCGGGCGCGGCGGGCGAGGCCGCGCCGGAGGAgcgag ATCTGCAGGCAGCGTTTGACATCATCTGTGATAACGTGGGGAAGGACTGGAGGAAACTGGCTCGTCACCTCAGCGTGTCTGACGCCAAGATTGAAGCCATTGAGGAGAAGTATCCCCGGAACCTGGCAGAGCAGGTGAGGGAGTCGCTGAGAGTCTGGAGGagcagcaggagggaggaagcGGCCGTGTGCTACCTGGTGAGGGCGCTCAGGGCCTGCCGGCTGAACCTGGTGGCAGACCTCATCGAGGAGGGTCAGCGGGCCCGGGCCCTCCAGAGCGAGAGCGGGGACCCTGTGTCCCCCTCGTCCTGGGACTCAGACTCGCCCGCCTCAGGGGCCTCCCGATGA